Proteins encoded together in one Asterias rubens chromosome 4, eAstRub1.3, whole genome shotgun sequence window:
- the LOC117289747 gene encoding aurora kinase-like, with the protein MAAYKLESKFTTPTGAPRHNMAPKRVMSSQNRSYGNMGGSVSAGLSTQATRILQNGKPLTSSSSSSQDRHNIASGFHQTIQKPAARMVPNRPDTGSENKPDSMSHNQQHKPAGPSRALKDSQADNVPKANPSTRKLQETSKWCLADFDIGRPLGKGKFGNVYLAREKGSKFIVALKVLFKSQLQKAQVEHQLRREIEIQSHLRHEHILRLYGYFYDDTRVYLILEYAPRGELYKEMQSQKSGHFDEELSATYIAQLAEALVYCHAKKVIHRDIKPENLLLGIKGGLKIADFGWSVHAPSSRRATLCGTLDYLPPEMIEGKTHDETVDLWSLGVLCYEFLVGKPPFESQGHGETYKKIAKVDFTFPSHVSAGARDLVLKLLKHNPSHRLPLAGVLAHPWILEKAHKTMTQGQKS; encoded by the exons ATGGCTGCCTACAAGCTTGAATCTAAG TTCACAACACCTACTGGTGCACCTCGCCACAACATGGCTCCTAAACGAGTAATGTCATCACAAAATAGGAGTTATGGTAATATGGGTGGCAGTGTTTCAGCAGGATTATCTACACAAGCAACGAGAATACTGCAGAATGGCAAG CCATTGACATCAAGTAGCAGTAGTTCTCAAGATAGACATAATATAGCTTCAGGGTTTCACCAGACGATTCAAAAACCTGCAGCAAGAATGGTGCCCAATCGACCAGACACCGGCAGTGAGAATAAACCAGACAGCATGTCGCATAATCAACAACATAAACCAGCAGGACCAAGTCGAGCACTCAAGGATTCACAGGCAGATAATGTTCCAAAAGCAAACCCCTCAACTCGGAAGCTCCAAGAGAC ATCCAAATGGTGTCTGGCTGACTTTGATATTGGCAGGCCTTTGGGTAAGGGCAAATTCGGCAATGTGTATCTGGCCAGAGAGAAGGGCTCTAAATTCATTGTAGCACTCAAGGTGTTGTTCAAGTCTCAGCTGCAGAAGGCTCAAGTTGAACATCAATTGAGAAGAGAAATAGAGATCCAGTCACATCTAAG ACATGAACACATTCTACGTCTGTATGGATACTTCTATGATGACACTAGAGTGTATCTTATCTTAGAGTATGCACCAAGAGGGGAGTTGTACAAAGAGATGCAATCCCAGAAATCAGGTCATTTTGATGAAGAATTATCAGCAACG TACATCGCCCAGTTGGCTGAAGCACTTGTATACTGCCATGCTAAGAAGGTGATTCACAGAGACATCAAACCAGAGAATCTACTTCTAGGAATAAAAGGTGGTCTCAAGATTGCTGATTTTGGTTGGTCAGTCCATGCCCCTTCATCAAG GCGAGCAACCCTGTGCGGTACGCTGGACTACTTACCCCCTGAGATGATCGAAGGCAAGACCCATGATGAAACAGTAGATCTCTGGAGCCTTGGAGTACTATGCTATGAGTTCTTGGTTGGCAAACCACCATTTGAATCACAAGGACACGGTGAAACTTACAAGAAAATTGCAAAG gTGGATTTTACTTTCCCTAGTCATGTCTCGGCAGGTGCAAGAGATTTAGTGTTGAAG CTTTTGAAGCACAACCCTTCCCACCGTCTCCCTCTCGCTGGTGTACTAGCTCATCCATGGATCCTTGAGAAGGCTCATAAAACAATGACCCAGGGACAGAAGTCGTGA